The following are from one region of the Salmo trutta chromosome 22, fSalTru1.1, whole genome shotgun sequence genome:
- the LOC115158959 gene encoding insulin gene enhancer protein ISL-1-like translates to VRTVLSDTQLKALCTCYSQTPRPDAAVKLQLSQLTGLNKRVIRVWFQNKRCKDKKSHAKKGGRPVSDLDFTALLCTAARPMVVLSPEAPDFALQIYVYESSWQPLDGQIKLSADHDELTLTHISQRTCFSEDLGSPPQQGGEHAVTILTI, encoded by the exons GTGCGTACCGTCCTCAGTGACACCCAGCTGAAAGCCTTGTGCACCTGCTACTCCCAGACCCCCCGGCCCGACGCAGCAGTCAAGCTCCAGCTAAGTCAGCTGACTGGCCTAAACAAGCGGGTCATCAGGGTGTGGTTCCAGAACAAACGCTGCAAGGACAAGAAGAGCCACGCCAAAAAAGGAGGCAGACCAGTGTCAGACTTGGACTTCAca GCCCTGCTGTGTACTGCAGCCAGACCGATGGTGGTCCTCTCTCCTGAGGCCCCTGACTTTGCCCTCCAGATTTACGTCTATGAGTCATCATGGCAACCACTTGACGGCCAAATCAAGCTCTCAGCTGACCATGATGAGCTGACCCTCACTCATATTTCCCAG AGAACGTGTTTTTCAGAAGACCTGGGTTCTCCACCGCAGCAGGGTGGTGAGCACGCCGTCACCATTCTGACTATCTAG